The following nucleotide sequence is from Paenibacillus andongensis.
TTTAGTTGCTTTCCGCCGTGAGAAATATGTACCAGAGGGTGGACCGGCAGGTGGCGATGGAGGAAATGGCGGCGATGTTGTATTCCGTGTAGATGAGGGTCTGCGTACATTGATGGATTTCCGCTATCAGAAGCACTTTAAGGCGGAGCGCGGCGAGAAGGGCCGTAACAAGTCCATGCATGGCGCTAATGCGGAGGATATGATTGTACGCATCCCGCCGGGTACAACCATCATCGACGATGACACGCAAGAGGTTATTGCCGACTTGACGCGTCATGGTCAAGAGGTTGTCGTGGCCAAAGGCGGTCGAGGTGGCCGGGGCAACACACGCTTCGCAACAGCGCGCGTAACAGCGCCAGAAATTGCTGAGAACGGCGAGGAAGGCGTGGAGCGTTGGGTTGTGCTGGAGATGAAGGTCATGGCCGACGTCGGCTTAGTAGGCTTCCCAAGCGTTGGAAAATCCACGCTATTGTCGGTTGTCTCTGCCGCAAAACCGAAAATTGCGGCGTATCACTTTACAACCCTGACCCCGAACCTCGGGGTTGTGGATGTTGGCGATGGACGCAGCTTCGTCATGGCGGACCTTCCCGGTCTTATTGAAGGGGCCCACGAGGGCGTGGGGCTTGGGCATGAGTTCTTGCGTCACGTAGAAC
It contains:
- the obgE gene encoding GTPase ObgE, which produces MFVDKAKIFVKGGDGGDGLVAFRREKYVPEGGPAGGDGGNGGDVVFRVDEGLRTLMDFRYQKHFKAERGEKGRNKSMHGANAEDMIVRIPPGTTIIDDDTQEVIADLTRHGQEVVVAKGGRGGRGNTRFATARVTAPEIAENGEEGVERWVVLEMKVMADVGLVGFPSVGKSTLLSVVSAAKPKIAAYHFTTLTPNLGVVDVGDGRSFVMADLPGLIEGAHEGVGLGHEFLRHVERTRVIVHVVDMSAADGRDPYEDFLKINEEIKLYNAKLEQRPQIVVANKMDMPEAEDNLALFKEQMAADGKEFEIYPISALTRGGVQELLYKISDIVESIPNAPEVEGVADKEERKVYRFEKREENDYTIRRENDVFIVESPSIEKLIKRTNFSTQDGIARFARILRNMGIDDELRKRGAVHGQTIQIGDFDFEFDEKH